TATCAGTGCCATAGATACCATATCAGTGAGTTGCTTAAACCTCATGATTGTTTCTCAGATGCTTTTCATGTCAGTTATTTTCGGAGGCACACTTGTTTCCTTGCCCTCTTATGTTATTCTATTTAAAGTTTAAACCATGGTCACCTGTCTAAATATGTTAACACTGAAGTTGAAGTGttctatctatttatttttctccagCTTTAATTCTTAGCAATCAATAATTGCATGAGATAGAAGTTTTTGATGCCTAACAAATGCCAAGATTGATCACCTTTTTGGATTCTTCTGATTCACAACTTATAAACATCATATCGTTATTGATTATAGGAATTGCTTAAGGTTAAATGCAATCTTGGTTCAAAAGAAAGTACTTTCAATATTTTGTTATTACGTTATCCAAGAAACTGGTTGTCGCATGGCCATTATGGCTTTGGTTGGGCATATTGATAACAATAGCAACACATCAAGAACATTGATCTGCATTGCCCTTGGCCACGGATCAcctattgtgtgaccccatagtgaCAGATTGGTGGTTCATAAAATGCCTGTGTGAAAGTTTGCTAGAGCATTTGTATGGTGTATGACATAtgctttttcaaaaaatatatctgcAACATATGCATGATGTCAGGACATGGAACCATGATGAACATTGTTGGGCATACATGATAAAACTCCAAAGTTGCTGATGTAAGTTGTTATATCCTCCTACACTTGAttcacctcttcttctagtttcTTTATGTATGTGGGTTTACCGTACTTATGCATGCAATGTATACTCTTGCTGATACTTTGAATTTTTAGAAGCAAGAGATACCCTACTTTGGTTCAGTTAAGACATGAAGTTCAGAATCTTATCTTTGATCTTCCAAGGCCAGCAAAAATACTGTTAGTTCACCTTCAAGAttgggttttctttctttcttcttctttaaaaaaaaaaaaaaaaactttagggCTATAAGAGTTCAAATTTAGAGGAAGGCTCTGGTCAAGGTGCACGTCTTTCAtagaatttataaattttagaggTTAGATCTCCCTATGTGCTATTGGGCATTAGCACATTACTCCCAGTCATGAGCAATGGTGAAGCCCAGATAGGCATAGGGCAGAATCGAAGGGTGAAGAAGGGTTTTGCTTCCTCTTTTTGTTATTTGGCTTTAAAAGGTGGTCTGGAAGCTTAGTCTCCATCTATACAAAGTGTCAATTGTTTTTTCCTTTTGGTTTCATCGATTGACAAGAcaggataatttttcatcatctgGCTTGAGCAAGAAACAAAGGAATGACAGAACTAGATGGTAGATACATATAAAATCATTTTTGTTTAAATATTCTGAATCCAAGTTCTATGTACTTTGTCATGGTCATTTGAAGGATTTTTAATAGTAATACCATAGTCTGCTATACCGCCCCATACTAGTACAGTGTCTTGTACCATACCGATACTTAGAATGATGTCTTATACCGTATCATACCGAACCATATACAGATAATGTAATAAGATGGTACCGGTATGGGGTCCGATATTGAGATGGTGAAACTTGAGTAGTATGGTTGCATTAGCATATTAAATGAAAttctcataaatttatttttgctgcatTTTCTTGAAGTTGTTTGAGTTCTCTGGATCAGCTAAATAATTTGTAAGGTTTCTGCCACATGTACATTTGTTTGCAGGTACACAAGTAATTTTGTATGCTTGTGCTATTTGTACATTTCGTTTTTCTGGATGTTTAACCATAAAGAAGACCTAAGAAGTTGCATAGTATCAGGAAACCACTTTGTGCTCTTAACTATCATAAAGCTTGCTTCATTatgctctgtgtgtgtgtgtgtgtgtgtgtgtgtgtgtgtgtgtgtgtggatcaTGCTGGAAAGTAAGGATTTTACATGCAGTTGAAAATTTAGAGATGTTTGTAAAATGAAAATATAAATGTTGGATGTGATCACCAAGGTTTAAAATATCTGTGTAAAAATGTTTAGAGATGCCTACTTATGTATCAAGTCTTGtgcagatcaaatgttatattgTACTGAAATGTTTATTGATAATTTGATGTACAGACAACGTATGAGTTGTTATTTATAGGAATTTATATATTGTGCATCATCCcaaaagatttgaattttttattttacaaaCCTCATCCTTGAATATGGCAATGGGTGCAAAGTGCTTTCTTTCCACCCTATCCAagaaggtctctctctctctctctccccgccCCCTTTTGACATGTCTTCATTCAGCTCTTTCCTCATCAATCTCCACTTGCTAATGCAAATACACAAATGGTTATTATAATAGACACTCATGCAATTAACTTTTATGAGTTTGGCTGAGACACTTGAACATGAGAGTGATTCAGCAATTATTGAAGATCAGCTGTTTTGGCCAAATCGAGGGTGCAGTGTGTTCATGAGCCAGCCCAAAAGTTATTTAGATCACTATTGTTGGATCGGTGGAGGGCTCAAATCACAATATTTGACTAGTAGCTGTATTTGGGCCCAAATTTTAGCTGTTAGGACTGTTAATAGGGCATGTTGAAGAGAATCAAGCTGTTAAGATTTGGCTCAACTATTGGGATTCCGATGCGCAGTGGAAgatgagatttaaaatttttacatgaatTCAACGATTGAAAACACAATTTGAACCCAAAATCAAGATCACCTGGATGATTATAATTAAATACAAACCAAAGAGCAATCAAATAAGAAGGGAGGATAAGGATACCTTCAAGAAGACCTTAGATCGTTTCTTGCTTGATTGATTTCCACAAGGCATCCAAGCGGATGCCCTCCAATGCTTAGGCCACACAAGAACCGACCAAGGACCCCTCCCTCAATTCTTTTCATGAATCCGTTCTCAAGGAATTCAGTGCcccccctctttttcttcttccctttttgccGTGAACTCTTCTCGGGCGTGAAGGGTGTTAAGAGTTATTTGTGAAGGTGAGGCATGAAGCCTCTTATAGGGTGTGAGCCCCTCTTGGGCGTCACTTCTTTGACGCGTTAACTCTAGATGTGAAACATCTCTTTGCATGATTTCTTAAGGGGCGTGAGGTTTTCATTGGGACACGAGGCATGAGAGATTAGTTGGCATTGACCCTTTGACATGTCAAACCTTTGATGGATCAAAGTTGTTAGGCATCCAAACTCTTTGGCATCAAACCTTGATTGTCTAAGCTTTTGAGGGATTAGTTAGGGTTTGACATGTGCTAACATGCTTATGGCCTTCTTTTGGATTTTACATAAATCCATAATCTTAGTCCCTGATAACGATTTCATaaatgtgtgacctattgggctccacatctagccagcggTAAGTTCAGACTCATAtctatctaacttaattagaactcttctaattaattAAGACCAAAACATATTAAGcccaagtgcatcaattaattagaactcttttaaTTAATTgctaaattaaattctttaatttataAGAAcctacaagtcaaaattgatgtctagtaacGTATTATGACTATCCGAAGATGTGGAATTTCAGTGGAATAGCCAAAATATTCTTTTGTGGAAAGTtactatgtaattcaatctttcgatcacgcAACATCCCTGATAAGCTAGgggtatggaattatgtcaagcTAAAATATTTATCCATGTGTACCTTAATCTAATGACGATGACTTGGttgatgaaatattagaaattatttctaattttcatcCTGCTCTGGTCAAATTTTTTGagtcatcattctatgagattatataagatattttcttcccttacaaggagtgaccgattctttgttgaccactcatatTCTTCATGCACACTTTATCATGCTTAGAACATCCCATACGTTTTAGAGAGTCATGTTAAGATATGGACTAAGGCatagatccatatacacaaggtacgatggtgatctcaagtctaaggatcacttgcaccactcttaccaaagaatcatcttttgacatgttAGTAAGACTCAATCAGATGTTCTTTCTgcggatcagttcagtgaacttattctctaatgagcatctacatctttgtattagtgtttccactcaagtaattgtgagatcaattatcttctcctttgagcatacataggatgtaccagttttATTGGTATTATTGATCCTTGActcaatgatcctatgattgaaaatgttttagattggggctatcaagattttaggtttcactgacatgatctcatcatggccttaaaaatattattctaatctatgggattcatcttaatcttaattaagtcataaatgagataataagatacagcatatgatgaaacacAATGCATtatatcattagtaaataatcaaTGTCATAtacatgagtaggaagataaaaCAGAAAAGTTTCATCACATCATTTATGCAATTGATTtacagggcactattctttcatcaACAAAAGAGCTTGCTCTCCAAGACTTTACTAACAGATTATAAAAGTCTTGGTGAGGCTacagatttttaaattttatagaatCTCTCGAGATCTTAACTTTAATCATCTTTACCTATAGAAATTCATGAAAATAGCATTATATTCTCAAAATCTCTAGAAATCTTTTCTATCTCCTGAAATTCTAGCTGTGATTACATTAAACACTCTGGGAAAGCCGTAAAACCTTTATTTTCTAGATTGATTTCTTAGTACCACACCGATCTTTAAACTTTAGAATGAACTTGAAAAACTTCAGATTTTTCCTTATTTACTCCTATTTCCATCTAGTGCAGAGTTAATGGTTAATGTGGGATGAGATTTAGGACCTGCAAATGTCAAGGCTGCAAATGGTTTGGGTGGGACCACGGCATGCTTGACTCTGACTTGACCCAATTTCATATTAGGACCATGATGTTGGACCTGGATCCAACCCATTAGCTTATTGGATTGGGTCAGATGAGGTCCATGGAAAGAATTTTAGACCCAATGGGTTATTTGGGTCGGGTCAGGGTCAACTATGACCCTGACCCAGCCCGAATTGTTCAATTTTGGCTCGAGATTGGGTTGGGTCCAGTTAGCAATTTGAGTCAAACATCTAGCTATTCCTTTATAGctaaaatataataattgatAATTAATATAAGATCACTGAAAGATTTAAATATAACTTAAAAGGgcccacttaaattcaaatatcaTTTACTAACTTCTAATTTCATCCAAGTAATTGATCATTCTTAAGTTTACAAACTATGacttttaaaatatatatcatatacttgAGAGCATTATAAATAAGAAACCACCAGAACAAGATGAGGATGTAATTGTTAAAAATGAAAAAGAGGAATTCGTTTCATACTGATTTCATTCACTGAATTGGGAAAGTTATTGGGAGAAGGAAAAGGAGGTTTATGTGATTCGAGTTTTTGGGTGGGGTTGGGGCACATTGTTCATTGACCAAAATTTGACTCGGCTGACATATGGGCCAGGTTGGGTTAAAAAACAAATCTCGAACCCAATCTGGAATTCAGATTAGGTCCAATTTTTGAACCTGACCAACCCCACGGTTCTTCAAATGCAGACATTTCGGGTCTATCAGGTTGGGACTTGGGTCGGTCATGTGGTGATCTGATCCATTCGCAGTCCTAATCCTCAGGTTTCATCATCATGTTCATGCAGAAAATCCTAGTAGTCTGGCATCATTGTGGATCGTGCTTTGGGAAAGATCAAACAAGCATAGGTTAAGGTTTGTTGGGCATCCAACCCGTCTATCATATCGATTTCTTTCTGGGATCCATATCACCAGGTGGAGGTTGCAGAGCAGTCTTGCTGTTCTTCTACAAACATCCCAAATGTATGGGCATTACTGATACATGTTACTAATCCAACTTGGGTGCCGGACCATATCTTCCCTCCATTCTGTAATATACGGGCACATAATTTTAGCTCCATGTACATTTTTTTCCCCTCCTACATCTGATCGATGTTTGGTATCTTGTTCCACAACATCTACCATACCTAGGAGTCACTATCGTAAAGAGATGCGTTTTGTTTATTGATGGTAGTGGCCTATATTGTGCTGATTGTTATGATACAGTTTTGTGTGATGCTATATGTGAAAACTGGGCTTCATTTTgttctcagtttgtttttatcAATATGCTCATAACTCGTTATTTTTGGACTTCCCCTTGTATCTCAGAGAAACCACAGCTTTTTCCAAAATCCGATGCTTACTATTTGTGGTGCACATGCTTAGACCCTGTATATATGCATTTAATATGCATAATTTTCAGTTGGCTAGATTATTTTAATATAGGTTGAAAGTGTTAATGCTTGAGTGCTCAAGGGAGAAACAAGAAATTTCTCCTTTGCATCTGATATTCATGAATTGCAAGCCTTTGTTAGCATGAACCATGATATCTGAATACAAGTTATGTAGGGCCTGTTTGGTATCATTGTGGTTTttggtttttcattttttttctaaaaagaaaataataaatgtGTTTGGTTGGGAGCAACGTTTTCCAATAAtgtagcattaaaaaaaaaaacacgcaGGCTGTTTCCCTAAATGCTAAAAAGTGGTTTTAGGTTTTtagtttttagttttttttcacGCTTAAGGCCGGAGGACATCACCGTGGAAATGGCCCCCAACCCGGCCAACATGTGCGTGTGCTGCCTCTGCTCCCATGTCGACATCACCGAGGGCCTCCCCCGCTGCACCACCATCGTCCACTGCCTTGAGTGCCGCAGATACCTCCACCCCCCGCACACCTGGGTCCCCGCCGACCTTGAGTCGAAGGAGCTCCTCTCCTTCAGCCTTCGCCGCCTCAGCAAACCCCTCACCCAAGCTCCTCATCTGGACCGACCCCCACTCCAAGCGCCTCTGTCTCAAGCCCCGCATCCGCCGTGAGGTCCTTCGCGGTGCCATCCTCAAGCAGTCCCACCTCATTGACCTCATTGTCCACCACTAGCTCTGCTCCCCTGCTCCCGCGCCCACCCCGACCCCGATCAGTGGCTCGCCGCCGTCTAGCTCTGCCAGCACGTTGCCCACTGCCGCATCTTTTTCTTCCTCCAGTAGCTCATCCTCCACCACGGCACCGCCGCCCGCGCTATCCGTATCGCCGAGAACGATCGTAGCCTCGACTTCTTCTTCGGCAACCGTTCCCACGCTGCCAAGCTCGTCGATTTCATCTCTGGCGTCGTCCCTATCCGCTCCCGCTACGACAAGCAGATCGAGCACTTGAATGGACAAGGAAATGAAGGAGGAAAGGAGGCGGAGAATGAGGGGGAATAGGAGGAGGGCGGATTTCGCCATATTTTGGGGGGAGGAGATGGGAAGAGAAAAGAGTTTTTAAACAGGTTTTAAAAAACATAATACAAAAAAATAGAAACAGTTTTTGGTTTTTTAAAAACAGAAAATCAAAAACATGAAATGATACCGAACGTTACCGTAGTTATTAAAATAGGTATATAAATACAGACCTACTTGGTGCATTAAATGACTCAAGAATCCCAAGTCAGTTGCTAGTGGCAGCatgattctttttctttcctctgttttttggttttttttttggtaaatttcTGGTGATATTTTGGCTTTCTGCATCTTCATCATTTTGGCTTTCTGTTTGGTTGATAGTAGATTTGTATCACTTTAATGAAGTAGACCTGACCTAAACCCATTAGTACATTGTCTGATACAACTGAGCTCATGTGCTGGGTCAGCCATTTAGGACCCACTTGCATCTCTACCTCTAGCTACTATATCTGATGCTATCTCATCTTCTATTAACCTGATTTTATTGAGGTAACTGGAGGACTGAATTTGCTTATTCCTGAGTGAATTAGCTTTTTaattgaatttatattttctttgtgATTTGAGCTTCATCTTAAGAGCTTTTTATCTAGTTTTGGATTGTTTCAAGTATCcattgttttgtttttgtttttgtttttgtttttgtttttgctttttttttgcaCTTTGCATCTATGTACTGTAATTGCTAACCTATTGGAAGCAAAATTTTCACTCTTCCATGTTGTCAGCCTTAGATACTTCACGGGATAATGCTATTTCCAGAAAGCCCCCTTCCTATTATTAAAAGTGTATTTCTCTTTTACTGGAAAAAATATGCATTTCGTAATCTTGTTTTGTGCACTTGTGGCTAAGACTAAACATATCTTTTCAGAATGAAGGAAGAAAGGCTAAAGAGAAAACCTGATGGTGCTTCTGAGATCTCATCATGGGTTAACAAAAGTCGGAAGCTAGAGGAGAAGAGGAATGCTGAAAAGGAGAAAGCCTTGCGTCTTTCAAAAGCTTTGGAGGAGCAGGTTACAGTTTACATGTTTTGTTTCCTAAATTCTTTTTATTGGGTTGCTTTTTTGTTACTTATCAGGCACATTTACTTTCTCAGGATAATATTTTAGCAGAAAGTGAAGATGAGGAGGCAAccgggcacagtggaagtgatgTTTCAGAACTCTTAATATATTCTTGTTGTTTACTGTGTTATTCATGTTATTTAAGTTGCACCTGAAATGCTACTTCTGTTTGTATGCTAAATGATCAATTTGACTCTTGTATGTGAGTTGAATTTGCTGAAGAGGATTGATCTTTATGATGatcttatcttgttcttattcctGTATTCAGATGATTTAGCGGGAGTTAAAATTCTTCATGGCCTTGATAAAGTAATGGAGGGTGGGGCAGTTGTTTTGACTCTCAAAGATCAGAGTATCCTTGCAGATGGTGACATCAATGAAGGTAGTGGAATATTTACCTTTACTGGAAATTTCTATTAGTTACTTTCTACTTAGTATCCCTGAGGTAATTATGTAATATCTGAAACAGACGCTGACATGCTGGAAAATGTGGAGATTGGGGAGCAGAAGCAGAGAGATGAGGCTTATAGAGCTGCAAAGAAAAGAACTGGACTATATGATGACAAGTAAATCTGCTATGATAGAATGCGTTTCTTGTGATACCTCTGCATCTTCTGACTTTCAACTTCTTTCTGACTGTAGGTTTAGTGATGACATGGGGTCACGGAAACCAATACTTCCACAATATGATAACGAGATTGAGGATGAGGTAATTATCTTGTTGTTTTGGCAGATATGCTGCATAAGCTTTCTTCATGATCTTTTCTTTATGCTTTCCTTTTATTGCCTTTTTCTTTTCAGGGAGTAACATTGGATGAAAGTGGGCGCTTCACCGGTGAAGCAGAGAAGAAACTAGAAGAGGTATTTCCGATAATATTCTTCCATGCTTATTGTGCTTATTTACCCGATAATGGTGCTCGGTAACTTTTCTAGTTTGCTTAACGGATGGCTGCGATTGACTCTGGTAACATAACAATCttgttttctctctattttcctcATGAATTTGCATGTTAGAGCAATTGATGATTGATATAGCAGTTGTTTTACCTTCTTACACATACTCTTATTTAGGCAAGTGTTATAATTGGACTCCTGATGAACCACAATTGCTATAATTGGATTCCTGACCAGTGACCAGGAATAAAATCTAGTAACGCTTCAATTTTATGGCATAATTACAGGAGCCTCAAGCTGAACACCATTAATTTTCATGCAAGCAGAAAACTAATTAATTACTAAAACGAGTTTTACGTACTTGAGTCATGCTAACTTTCAAAGTGGATTCAACTTTTTTCTTATATGAGCTACTTTATTTTGTCAGCTCCGGAAAAGAATTGAAGGTGGTATTATTAAACAAAACTATGAAGATCTTACTTCTTCAGGCAAAAGctcatcagattactatactcCTGATGAAATGCTTCAGTTTAAGAagccaaagaaaaagaagtccttgAGGAAGAAGGAGAAGTTGGATTTGGATGCCCTTGAAGCAGAAGCTATCTCTGCAGGATTGGGTGCTGGGGATCTGGGTTCCAGGAATGATTTGAGGAGGCAGACTGCCAAAGAGGAACAGGTGAAAGCTGACGCTGAAATGAGAAGTAATGCATACCAGTCAGCAATTGCTAAAGCAGAAGAGGCATCAAAAGCTCTGCGACAGGAGCAAACTTTAACTGTTAAATCGGTGGAGGATGATAATCTTGTATTTGGTGAAGATTTTGAAGATCTTCAGAGATCTATTGGACAAGCAAGAAAACTTGCTCTCAAAAAGCAGGATGAGACACCTGTTTCTGGTCCCGAGGCAGTTGCACTTGTAGCTACAACAAAGAAGGAACAAGAGGATGCTAGCCCCACTGAAGGAGAGCCTCAAGAAAATAAAGTTATCATAACAGAGATGGAGGAATTTGTACTGGGTCTACAGTTTACTGAAGGTGGTATTATCTGTcctatcttttcttcttttggctTTCTTCATCATATTTATTTGATTGTGTCGAAGATGCAGAACTTGTAGCTATTACCAAACAGGGAAAAAAGAATTGCAATTTGATGGTAGTGTCCGGTGTTTTATCTCATGTGTTTGGTCATGTGTCTTCTGATTAATTCATCTCtttgttttaattttttgttTGTTATTTTGGCTTATTGCAGATACCCATAAACCTGAATCAGAAGATGTTTTTAAGGATGAGGAAGACATTCCTAAATCCCTTGAACTGGAAACAGAAGCTGAGGTTGGTGGCTGGGCAGAAGTGATGGAAACAGATAAAACTGAAGCAGCAGTTAGTGAAGAAAAGGAGGATATTAATCCAGATGAGATTAACCATGAAACTGCTATTGGAAAAGGTCTATCAGGTGTTCTCAAGTTGCTTAAAGACCGTGGAACACTTAATGAGGGAGTTGATTTGGGAGGCAGAAACATGGACAAAAAGAAAAGCAAGCTCGTTGGCATCTATGACAATGAAGGGCAGAAGGAAATACGAATTGAAAGGACTGATGAATTTGGTCGTATTGTGAGTCCCTTTGTTCTTTCAATATTTTAAGTGCAAATTAAATTAGTATGTTATTTGCAAGTGTGCAACCCATTATGATTTTCCAATTGTTTCCGGCCAATGGATTCTTATTTTTGCTAATTTTTGTTgattaaagatatcaatttttttgtcAACCCTAGAAATTTTGTTTGCATTCTCTTCATTTCATTTGCTTAAATTTTTTTAGCTCtgtttgataatatatatataattcatttTGTGATCACTGTTTTGCTCTTTGTTGAAACCAAAGTATTTGTGTGactcttttttttcatttgtttgcAATTGCTTCCTCTGCAAACAAAAGGGAGTTTTTCTGTTTATTCCGTTCATGCATCAAGAAAAGGAAAATATTGTTTTTTCTCTTGTTTGTTTTGTTGATATTTGTAGAGGAGCTTTTCAAGTCTTTAAACTTGATATATTTGGGATTTGTGGTTTTTAATTTATGCATGTGCTGTAACCTGGTGAATGTCTGTTGGTTACTTGgttaatatagttttgattttgcTTCATCAACATCATGACGAATGCCttctatttaatatttttatattgaaaCAAGGAGGATATGCTGTTTTGATTTTCTTTGGTTGTTTATGCAGATGACACCTAAAGAGGCTTTCCGGATGCTTTCACATAAATTCCATGGCAAGGGACCAGGCAAAATGAAGCAAGAAAAGCGTATGAAGCAATACCAAGAAGATTTGAAGACTAAGCAGATGAAAGCTTCTGATACGCCACTACTGGCAATGGAAAAGATGAGGGAAGCTCAAGCT
The sequence above is a segment of the Elaeis guineensis isolate ETL-2024a chromosome 7, EG11, whole genome shotgun sequence genome. Coding sequences within it:
- the LOC105049071 gene encoding SART-1 family protein DOT2, with product MDMELGEIRMEQDEARFGKGSLERAARDEEMDELEDYGGDMGIDGIGKEDNDNGSRDKGKSRESGKHRSKEGRKRRREEKEHGNRDGERSKVKEKEERDSDRYDAKDKDRFENSRERRKEERLEFNKNIDYEKERDRDKERSRDKVREKDYDRDKYREKERDLERGKDRGKELDKERERSTDREHDRGRDRGKEKGKEREKDREGERERDLMREYDRGKEREKVHDHARDRDKDRERSKIRERDHEKDVEKELDRERGKEKDHERGKDRDREREKDRDRLKDKEREKDKIKDREKEKIKDREKEKEKGKLEKVRAKEKSREKEIDIRDKERDGRAREGEKDEKVKADGGNSRIARKGEEIQDNEGDLTHNEKSISSTSTSELEERVTKMKEERLKRKPDGASEISSWVNKSRKLEEKRNAEKEKALRLSKALEEQDNILAESEDEEATGHSGNDLAGVKILHGLDKVMEGGAVVLTLKDQSILADGDINEDADMLENVEIGEQKQRDEAYRAAKKRTGLYDDKFSDDMGSRKPILPQYDNEIEDEGVTLDESGRFTGEAEKKLEELRKRIEGGIIKQNYEDLTSSGKSSSDYYTPDEMLQFKKPKKKKSLRKKEKLDLDALEAEAISAGLGAGDLGSRNDLRRQTAKEEQVKADAEMRSNAYQSAIAKAEEASKALRQEQTLTVKSVEDDNLVFGEDFEDLQRSIGQARKLALKKQDETPVSGPEAVALVATTKKEQEDASPTEGEPQENKVIITEMEEFVLGLQFTEDTHKPESEDVFKDEEDIPKSLELETEAEVGGWAEVMETDKTEAAVSEEKEDINPDEINHETAIGKGLSGVLKLLKDRGTLNEGVDLGGRNMDKKKSKLVGIYDNEGQKEIRIERTDEFGRIMTPKEAFRMLSHKFHGKGPGKMKQEKRMKQYQEDLKTKQMKASDTPLLAMEKMREAQARLKTPYLVLSGHVKPGQTSDPRSGFATVEKDHLGSLTPMLGDKKVEHFLGINRRPDAGSMGPPPPKKLKS